In one window of Candidatus Scalindua sp. DNA:
- a CDS encoding DNA adenine methylase, with protein MNYPGGKGGVFQKLINLMPPHDVYIETHLGGGAVIRNKRPARSNFGIEIDSEVVEMWTNMHPIGFELVHDDAINYLNNYHFTGKELVYCDPPYLRETRKKYGRLYKYDYSRAQHIELLEVLKTLPCMVMISGYESTLYKESLRSWQTHSFQAVCHHGVATEWLWMNYSVPVGLHDYRYLGNNFRERERIKRKTKRWTAKLKSMPVLERQALLFAIDVFRER; from the coding sequence ATGAATTATCCAGGCGGCAAAGGAGGTGTATTCCAAAAGTTAATCAATCTTATGCCACCCCATGATGTCTACATAGAGACTCATTTGGGTGGTGGCGCTGTTATACGGAACAAACGACCTGCCAGGAGTAATTTTGGGATAGAAATTGACTCGGAAGTTGTTGAGATGTGGACAAATATGCATCCAATAGGTTTTGAACTGGTCCATGATGACGCAATTAATTATCTGAATAATTATCATTTCACAGGAAAAGAACTGGTATATTGTGACCCACCATATCTTCGCGAGACAAGGAAAAAGTATGGACGGCTATATAAATATGACTATAGCCGTGCGCAGCACATCGAACTTTTGGAAGTTTTGAAAACTCTTCCCTGCATGGTGATGATATCCGGTTACGAGTCAACCTTATACAAAGAATCATTGCGTAGCTGGCAGACACATTCTTTTCAGGCCGTCTGTCATCATGGCGTAGCAACGGAGTGGTTATGGATGAACTATAGTGTTCCGGTAGGACTGCACGACTATCGTTATCTTGGCAATAACTTTCGTGAGCGGGAACGGATAAAGAGGAAGACCAAAAGGTGGACAGCGAAACTTAAATCCATGCCTGTATTAGAACGTCAGGCGTTACTATTCGCCATAGATGTATTCAGGGAGCGATAG
- the hslV gene encoding ATP-dependent protease subunit HslV — protein MFKSTTILAVRHKGRIAIGGDGQVTMNSVVVKKSARKIRKLYHEKVVVGFAGSAADAFALLERFESKLEEFQGNVLRSAHELAKDWRTDRVLRRLESLLIAVDKDYSFLISGNGEIIEPDDGIIGIGSGGQYATAAARALVRHSGLDAAQIVQEALKITAEICVYTNESIYVEEIT, from the coding sequence ATGTTTAAATCTACAACAATATTAGCTGTGCGGCACAAGGGAAGAATCGCTATTGGTGGCGATGGGCAGGTAACGATGAATTCTGTTGTTGTAAAGAAATCTGCCCGCAAGATACGGAAGTTATATCACGAGAAAGTAGTTGTGGGTTTTGCCGGATCTGCTGCCGATGCATTTGCCCTTTTAGAAAGGTTTGAGTCCAAACTGGAGGAATTTCAGGGCAATGTGTTGAGAAGTGCTCATGAACTTGCGAAAGACTGGCGTACTGACAGGGTTTTAAGAAGATTGGAATCTCTCTTGATAGCAGTTGATAAGGATTATTCTTTTTTGATATCAGGCAACGGAGAGATTATTGAACCAGATGATGGCATAATAGGCATTGGTTCGGGCGGACAGTACGCTACTGCTGCTGCGAGGGCCCTGGTAAGACATTCGGGGCTTGACGCTGCTCAGATAGTGCAGGAAGCGTTAAAAATAACAGCTGAGATTTGTGTGTATACAAATGAAAGTATCTATGTGGAGGAGATTACGTGA
- a CDS encoding leucine dehydrogenase, with the protein MDIFSRMINDDHEEVVFCADRASGLMAIIAINSTRLGPAVGGCRFMTYESENEAILDALRLARAMTYKSAVSELNYGGGKAVIIKSESCGDRALLFKKFGTFVESLKGKYITSVDSGTTTMDMANIHSETGYVTGIPTERSGLGDPSPVTARGVVLGMKACMFELYGNASLHNKVIAVQGVGNVGYHLALFLKKEGARLIVSDINNERLKILANKIKVKIVSPEEICVQEVDILAPCALSSTVNENIIPFFKCRIIAGAANNQLSKETDADLLFQKGIVYVPDYVINAGGLIHVVAEYERQSVEYVYEAVTRIYQRVCNILSLSREKNLPAIRIADMMVEEKINRLPDRSN; encoded by the coding sequence ATGGACATATTCTCAAGAATGATAAATGATGATCACGAAGAGGTGGTTTTCTGTGCCGACAGGGCTTCAGGTTTGATGGCTATCATCGCCATTAACAGTACAAGGTTAGGGCCGGCGGTTGGTGGATGCCGCTTTATGACTTACGAGTCTGAAAATGAGGCTATCCTGGATGCTCTCAGACTTGCCAGGGCCATGACATACAAATCAGCGGTAAGCGAACTGAACTACGGTGGCGGGAAAGCGGTAATAATAAAGAGTGAATCGTGTGGGGACAGAGCACTTCTTTTTAAAAAATTTGGTACTTTTGTTGAATCTCTCAAGGGAAAATATATTACGTCAGTTGATTCCGGAACAACAACAATGGATATGGCGAACATTCATTCTGAAACAGGATACGTAACCGGCATCCCGACAGAGCGGAGCGGGCTGGGAGATCCCTCTCCAGTTACTGCACGAGGTGTTGTGCTGGGTATGAAAGCGTGTATGTTTGAACTGTACGGCAATGCCTCTTTACATAACAAGGTTATTGCTGTTCAAGGGGTGGGGAATGTTGGTTATCATCTCGCCCTGTTCCTTAAAAAAGAGGGTGCCAGGCTAATTGTATCAGACATTAATAACGAGAGGTTAAAAATATTAGCAAATAAAATTAAGGTGAAGATAGTTTCTCCTGAGGAAATTTGTGTACAAGAGGTGGACATATTAGCTCCGTGCGCCTTATCTTCTACCGTAAATGAAAACATAATTCCGTTTTTCAAATGCAGGATAATTGCGGGTGCTGCCAATAATCAGCTTTCAAAAGAGACGGATGCCGATCTGCTTTTTCAGAAAGGGATTGTATATGTGCCTGATTATGTCATCAATGCAGGAGGGCTTATTCATGTTGTTGCTGAGTATGAGAGACAGTCAGTGGAATATGTATATGAAGCTGTTACGAGGATCTACCAGAGGGTGTGCAATATTCTGTCTCTTTCCAGAGAAAAAAATCTCCCGGCAATTCGGATTGCGGACATGATGGTGGAAGAGAAGATAAACAGGTTGCCAGACAGGAGTAATTAA
- a CDS encoding response regulator: protein MSKTIMIVEDEQAFQDLYAMMLEGSGYEIITAYDGDEALSKLEEKKPDLIILDILLDLVTGDTFFLYIKGMTEYADIPVIVSSSFSPKAYKNLKEMDPELVFLEKPVTQEKLLEAIKSKIG from the coding sequence ATGAGTAAAACGATTATGATTGTGGAGGACGAGCAGGCTTTTCAGGATCTCTACGCTATGATGTTAGAAGGTTCAGGCTATGAAATAATTACTGCCTATGATGGCGATGAGGCATTATCAAAATTAGAGGAGAAAAAGCCTGATTTAATTATCCTTGATATCCTTTTAGACCTGGTAACAGGAGATACATTTTTCCTGTATATAAAAGGTATGACGGAATATGCAGATATCCCGGTTATTGTTTCGAGCAGCTTTTCCCCAAAGGCATATAAAAACCTGAAAGAGATGGATCCGGAGCTTGTATTTCTTGAGAAGCCTGTTACTCAGGAGAAACTCCTCGAGGCGATTAAATCAAAGATTGGATAG
- a CDS encoding ISKra4 family transposase, which produces MVKRKIESSDNWRALFYGFLDTRLDKIEEEYSMEDLGEISKAVFEERAEILGQLILGFIERKFGHLLNQQSCDCPECGKGMQRQGKQSKTIQTLAGQFELTRPYFYCRACRLGYYPLDEALGLSESSKQYDVQDVEAWLSSETAYETASETYERITGVKLSEHHMHETTNAIGQEVGILDVCPPREEIDKQIENLSVDKFRRPIMMLALDGAHGPMRPEPSPHPRKGKRGKGEYKEIKGFRLYLIDGQTIIHLISWHQVCADHELAEYLVKIKEAGLIPHEKIRLGIIGDGAPWIWNRCKEIFPSAKEILDYYHCSEYVHGVANAHYGKETRESLQWCEATLTRIYYGYHEEVLGGLGKMKARTQDIQDKIDKFYTYLTNHCEKMDYSSAKRGGYHIGSGAIESANKFISHTRLKRSGAWWYIQNANNILKIRCAKYNGTYDKVIEKYKRDDQERIKNKKFKRSLRIVK; this is translated from the coding sequence GTGGTGAAAAGAAAGATAGAGTCATCCGATAACTGGAGAGCTTTATTTTATGGTTTTTTAGACACCCGATTGGATAAGATTGAGGAAGAGTACTCAATGGAAGATTTAGGAGAAATCTCAAAAGCTGTTTTCGAAGAGAGAGCGGAGATATTAGGACAACTGATTCTTGGGTTCATAGAGAGGAAATTTGGACATTTATTGAATCAGCAAAGCTGCGATTGCCCCGAATGCGGCAAGGGTATGCAAAGACAAGGAAAACAATCCAAGACTATCCAAACCCTTGCCGGACAATTTGAATTAACCAGGCCTTATTTTTATTGCAGAGCGTGTCGTTTAGGATACTATCCTTTAGACGAAGCCCTTGGATTGTCTGAATCATCGAAGCAATATGATGTGCAAGATGTGGAAGCCTGGTTGTCAAGCGAAACGGCCTATGAGACGGCCAGCGAAACCTACGAGAGAATAACCGGAGTAAAGCTGAGTGAACATCATATGCATGAGACCACGAATGCCATTGGTCAAGAAGTGGGAATTTTGGATGTCTGCCCGCCCAGGGAAGAGATTGATAAGCAGATAGAAAACCTCTCAGTGGATAAGTTTCGTCGTCCCATTATGATGCTTGCCCTGGATGGAGCCCACGGGCCGATGCGTCCCGAGCCAAGTCCTCACCCCCGTAAAGGGAAAAGAGGCAAGGGAGAATACAAAGAGATTAAAGGTTTTAGACTGTATCTCATCGATGGTCAAACTATTATTCATTTAATTAGCTGGCACCAGGTTTGTGCAGATCACGAATTAGCAGAATACTTGGTTAAGATCAAAGAAGCCGGGCTTATTCCCCACGAGAAGATACGCCTGGGAATTATAGGAGACGGTGCTCCCTGGATCTGGAACCGATGTAAAGAAATATTTCCCTCGGCAAAAGAGATTCTCGACTATTACCATTGCTCGGAGTATGTCCATGGTGTAGCCAATGCCCATTACGGAAAAGAGACAAGAGAGTCTCTACAGTGGTGTGAGGCGACTCTGACAAGAATATATTATGGTTACCATGAAGAGGTGCTTGGCGGTCTTGGAAAGATGAAAGCCCGAACTCAAGATATTCAAGATAAAATTGACAAGTTTTATACCTATCTCACAAATCATTGTGAAAAGATGGATTACAGTTCCGCCAAGCGTGGAGGATATCACATTGGCAGCGGTGCTATTGAAAGCGCCAATAAATTCATTAGCCATACAAGGCTTAAACGATCAGGAGCTTGGTGGTATATCCAAAACGCTAATAACATACTCAAGATCAGATGCGCGAAATATAACGGTACTTACGATAAAGTTATCGAAAAATACAAAAGGGACGACCAGGAAAGAATTAAAAATAAAAAATTTAAGAGAAGTCTTCGAATTGTTAAATAA
- a CDS encoding PAS domain S-box protein: MKISIKKYITVVLIFFTLLPFISLRIIAYPRIQSDLKTVIMDNLEIVGEKQAVLVSTWMRERMTDVLVLAKNPYMANSLNLTKKDKEYAETLRYLEMIVVEYGYMSAFICNEKGLVTIATIEENIGRDLSKKDYFMHALQGSTFVTSIIPSDIPLVNEFDEKEIGFPTLLVSTPLKNKESEITGVVALRVHVGTLSNLMHSQKFGNTGETYLVNKEGYMLSESRFTNFLTKRGVVNKRSTLELKLVDLDTGKLTYGVAQCVAGKNGSDSIGYNDYGGIPVLGVWRWLPEFNWGVVTEIDRAEVYGVAYNLNTLGVVLLLGIAFPIVFFAYIVGTRLSNPIVELTEATEKMAAGDLTQRVNIKREDELGVLAESFNTMAKTLDKKTKEIEKSERNYRELFDSLRAGIYQCTPGVDGRFTWVNKVFAEMFGYESPEEVIGTKVSEIYVDQAERKMLVERLEKEGVWKDFTSYCKKKNGEKFYTERTSNMVKDDDGVPVRIEGVIRDTTERKRLDDELRESEEHKRQLLNSLKEGIYQCETGVEGTFMWVNQACAEMFGYESPEEMVGTKVSDIYVNPDDRRMLIEKLEKDEICRHFESLCKKKNGVHFTMERTSQMIRDEEGQPLRIEGILRDTTERKRLDDELRESEEHKRQLLNSLKEGIYQCEPGVEGTFTWVNQACVEMFGYESAENMIGTKVSNIYVDPDNRRKLVEKLEKDGISRHFESLCKKKNGAHFTMECTSHMIRDEEGKPVRVEGILRDTTEQKRL, from the coding sequence ATGAAAATATCCATTAAGAAATACATCACCGTAGTTCTCATTTTCTTTACTTTATTACCTTTTATTTCACTAAGGATTATTGCTTATCCAAGAATACAGTCAGATCTTAAGACGGTGATCATGGACAATCTCGAAATTGTTGGTGAGAAACAAGCAGTGCTCGTCTCTACCTGGATGCGTGAAAGGATGACAGATGTCTTGGTTCTTGCAAAAAATCCTTATATGGCTAACAGTCTGAATCTTACCAAAAAGGATAAAGAGTATGCAGAAACTCTCAGATATTTAGAGATGATTGTGGTTGAGTATGGTTACATGAGTGCTTTTATATGCAACGAAAAAGGATTGGTAACAATTGCAACAATTGAAGAAAATATCGGAAGAGATTTATCAAAAAAGGACTATTTCATGCATGCGTTACAAGGGAGTACATTTGTAACGAGTATCATACCATCAGATATTCCACTGGTGAATGAGTTTGATGAGAAAGAGATAGGATTTCCAACATTGCTTGTTTCAACTCCCCTGAAGAACAAGGAGAGTGAAATAACCGGTGTTGTCGCATTGAGGGTTCACGTTGGTACCCTGAGTAACTTGATGCACAGTCAAAAATTCGGAAATACGGGAGAGACGTATCTTGTGAACAAGGAGGGATACATGCTTTCAGAGTCACGGTTTACCAATTTTTTAACAAAGAGAGGTGTTGTAAATAAAAGAAGTACACTGGAACTGAAATTGGTTGACCTTGATACTGGCAAATTAACCTATGGTGTGGCTCAGTGCGTCGCAGGTAAGAACGGCTCTGATTCGATAGGATATAACGATTATGGAGGTATACCCGTATTGGGAGTATGGCGCTGGTTACCTGAATTCAATTGGGGTGTAGTTACTGAAATCGACAGGGCTGAAGTATATGGAGTAGCATATAACCTTAATACACTTGGTGTGGTATTGTTGCTTGGAATTGCATTTCCCATTGTGTTTTTTGCATACATTGTCGGTACCCGACTTTCTAACCCAATAGTTGAGCTAACTGAGGCAACTGAAAAGATGGCCGCAGGAGACTTGACCCAGAGAGTAAACATAAAAAGGGAAGATGAGCTCGGTGTTTTAGCCGAATCCTTTAATACAATGGCAAAGACTCTGGACAAGAAGACAAAAGAGATAGAGAAATCCGAGAGAAATTACAGGGAATTATTTGATTCTCTCAGGGCTGGTATTTATCAATGCACACCGGGAGTTGATGGAAGGTTTACGTGGGTTAATAAAGTTTTTGCAGAAATGTTTGGCTATGAATCACCGGAAGAGGTAATCGGCACAAAGGTAAGCGAGATTTACGTAGACCAGGCCGAAAGGAAAATGCTCGTAGAGAGACTTGAAAAAGAGGGGGTCTGGAAGGACTTTACCTCCTATTGTAAAAAGAAAAACGGAGAGAAATTTTACACTGAACGTACTTCTAACATGGTGAAAGATGATGACGGTGTTCCTGTTCGTATTGAAGGCGTAATAAGGGATACCACTGAGCGAAAGAGGCTGGATGATGAGTTGCGAGAGTCTGAAGAACATAAAAGGCAGCTATTGAATTCACTCAAAGAGGGTATATACCAATGCGAAACGGGAGTTGAAGGAACTTTTATGTGGGTTAATCAGGCTTGTGCAGAAATGTTTGGCTATGAATCACCGGAAGAGATGGTCGGGACAAAAGTAAGCGATATTTATGTAAATCCTGATGATAGAAGAATGCTTATCGAGAAACTTGAGAAAGATGAAATCTGCAGGCACTTTGAGTCCTTATGTAAGAAGAAAAATGGAGTACATTTCACCATGGAGCGCACCTCTCAGATGATTAGAGATGAGGAGGGGCAACCTCTCCGTATTGAGGGAATATTACGAGATACTACTGAGCGAAAGAGGCTGGATGATGAGTTGCGAGAGTCTGAAGAACATAAAAGGCAGCTATTGAATTCACTCAAAGAGGGTATATACCAATGCGAACCGGGAGTTGAAGGAACTTTTACGTGGGTTAATCAGGCTTGTGTAGAAATGTTTGGCTATGAATCAGCGGAAAATATGATCGGGACAAAGGTAAGCAATATTTATGTAGATCCTGATAATAGACGAAAACTCGTCGAAAAACTTGAAAAAGATGGAATTTCTAGGCACTTTGAGTCCTTATGTAAGAAGAAAAATGGAGCACATTTCACCATGGAGTGCACCTCCCATATGATTAGAGATGAGGAAGGTAAACCTGTTCGTGTTGAAGGAATATTACGAGATACTACTGAGCAAAAACGGCTGTGA
- a CDS encoding dodecin family protein, with protein MAVARVTRITASSTSGWQDAVQEGLQRAAKTIRGITGLEIVSQKAKVVDGKIAEFRVTIDLTFILEG; from the coding sequence ATGGCAGTTGCCAGAGTTACCAGAATAACCGCTTCATCAACCAGTGGTTGGCAGGATGCAGTTCAGGAAGGGCTTCAGCGGGCGGCTAAGACAATCAGAGGCATAACCGGCCTTGAGATTGTAAGCCAAAAGGCTAAAGTTGTTGATGGGAAGATAGCAGAATTCAGAGTAACAATAGACTTAACCTTTATTTTAGAAGGTTAG
- the hslU gene encoding ATP-dependent protease ATPase subunit HslU gives MSDLTPRKIVAELDKYIIGQKEAKRAVAIAIRNRWRRLQLSNELREEITPKNIIMIGPTGVGKTEIARRIANLVKAPFIKVEASKYTEVGYHGRDVESMIRDIVEIAVNMVRTEQMEKVSQKAEVNTEERLLDLLLPLPETKEKKEVVECETGIVEKQETTREKFRNQLKQKKLENRMVEIKTQEKPVIMQGVIAGIEDIGVDFQNVIEKMMPQRAQIKKVSICEARKILKQEEAEKLIDKDKVIKDALYRAENMGIIFIDELDKVASRESGQGPDISREGVQRDILPIVEGSTVVTRYGMVKTDRILFIAAGAFHVSKPSDLIPELQGRFPIRVELKDLSKEEFIRILTEPKNALIKQYTELLKTEKVTLQFGKDAIEEITDIAVKINKRSQSIGARRLHTVMEKLLEDASFDAPELKGSEIMVDADYVKEKMKDLIKDEDLTKYIL, from the coding sequence GTGAGCGATTTGACACCCAGGAAAATTGTTGCCGAATTGGACAAATATATAATCGGTCAAAAAGAGGCTAAAAGAGCAGTTGCAATTGCCATCAGGAACAGATGGAGAAGACTGCAGCTTTCAAATGAGCTGAGGGAAGAGATTACCCCTAAAAATATAATCATGATTGGACCAACAGGTGTCGGAAAGACTGAAATTGCTCGAAGGATCGCAAACCTCGTGAAGGCTCCTTTCATCAAGGTTGAGGCATCAAAATACACAGAAGTTGGTTATCATGGACGTGATGTAGAATCGATGATCAGGGATATTGTGGAGATAGCCGTCAATATGGTAAGAACAGAGCAGATGGAGAAGGTGAGTCAAAAAGCTGAGGTCAACACTGAAGAACGGTTATTGGATCTGCTTTTACCATTACCTGAAACAAAGGAGAAAAAGGAGGTTGTTGAGTGTGAAACGGGTATCGTCGAAAAACAGGAAACCACTCGCGAAAAATTCAGGAACCAGCTGAAACAGAAAAAACTCGAAAACCGCATGGTAGAGATCAAGACCCAGGAAAAACCAGTTATCATGCAGGGTGTCATTGCCGGAATTGAGGATATAGGCGTAGATTTTCAGAATGTTATTGAAAAGATGATGCCTCAACGTGCACAGATAAAAAAAGTTTCCATCTGTGAAGCGAGAAAGATCCTCAAGCAGGAAGAGGCCGAAAAGCTGATTGATAAAGACAAGGTTATTAAAGATGCCTTGTATCGTGCAGAGAATATGGGAATAATTTTTATTGATGAGCTGGACAAGGTAGCAAGCCGTGAATCCGGCCAGGGTCCTGATATATCGCGTGAGGGGGTGCAGAGAGATATTCTCCCTATTGTTGAAGGTTCTACTGTTGTAACCCGATATGGTATGGTGAAGACTGACAGAATCCTGTTCATTGCAGCTGGAGCGTTCCATGTTTCAAAACCCTCAGACCTCATACCAGAACTTCAAGGTCGTTTTCCGATAAGAGTAGAGCTCAAGGATCTCAGCAAAGAAGAGTTTATCAGGATACTTACCGAACCGAAAAATGCGCTGATAAAACAATATACTGAACTGTTAAAAACAGAAAAAGTAACTCTTCAATTTGGAAAAGATGCGATTGAAGAGATAACCGACATAGCTGTCAAGATAAACAAGAGGAGTCAAAGTATTGGGGCCAGAAGATTGCATACGGTCATGGAAAAATTATTAGAAGATGCATCCTTTGACGCTCCGGAATTAAAAGGGAGTGAAATCATGGTTGATGCTGACTATGTGAAGGAGAAGATGAAAGACCTCATAAAAGATGAGGATTTAACGAAATATATCCTCTGA
- a CDS encoding formate/nitrite transporter family protein — MAENKTAKSVKTGKTVKDQKIAKSPRTRKPAKTTTATRAVKKTKAVEAPNSTKVFDVDAYSPSQIASRIDAVAAVKASYSTAQTFWMGINAGVFIGLGAQFTTLVISDSTLHYGLTAIIGGIVFTLGLILVVVGGAELFTGNSLIVIGYIDKRITTAEVLRNWSLSLTGNLFGSLILVFFIYQSHQWEFFDHMVGAKALLIANKKVNLSFEVAFARGVLCNAMVCLAVWLCFSARNVTDKIISMVFPVAGFIASGFEHCVANMYFIPIGLVLRNNPEVVAAANKMAGKSVNLSQLTWKGFFVNNQFPVMLGNVLSGSILVGLAFWFIYLRPKITFSVNIKEDFPKEAKER, encoded by the coding sequence ATGGCTGAAAACAAGACTGCAAAATCAGTTAAAACCGGAAAAACTGTTAAGGATCAAAAAATCGCTAAGAGCCCGCGAACACGTAAGCCAGCAAAAACTACCACAGCAACAAGGGCTGTTAAAAAAACAAAAGCTGTTGAAGCACCAAACAGTACCAAGGTGTTTGATGTAGATGCCTATTCACCCTCACAAATTGCTTCACGCATTGATGCGGTAGCTGCTGTAAAGGCGAGCTATTCCACTGCGCAGACATTTTGGATGGGTATAAATGCCGGTGTTTTTATAGGATTGGGAGCACAATTTACCACCCTGGTGATCAGTGATTCAACCTTACACTATGGACTTACGGCAATAATTGGGGGTATTGTTTTTACACTCGGGCTTATCCTGGTTGTCGTTGGAGGTGCGGAGCTCTTTACAGGCAACAGCTTGATTGTTATTGGATATATTGACAAAAGGATTACCACTGCAGAAGTGCTTCGAAACTGGTCTCTTTCATTGACCGGTAACCTTTTTGGCAGCCTGATATTAGTCTTCTTTATCTACCAGTCGCATCAATGGGAGTTCTTTGATCACATGGTTGGTGCAAAGGCGTTGCTTATTGCCAACAAAAAGGTCAATTTATCGTTCGAAGTAGCCTTTGCACGGGGGGTCCTCTGTAATGCGATGGTATGTCTGGCAGTCTGGTTATGTTTTAGTGCAAGAAATGTGACAGATAAGATCATTTCGATGGTATTTCCCGTAGCGGGGTTCATAGCCAGTGGATTTGAACACTGTGTTGCAAACATGTATTTCATTCCGATAGGACTGGTATTACGGAATAATCCGGAAGTTGTTGCCGCCGCAAACAAGATGGCAGGAAAGAGCGTAAACCTCAGCCAGCTTACCTGGAAAGGGTTTTTTGTAAACAATCAATTCCCCGTTATGCTGGGAAATGTCCTGAGCGGCTCTATTCTGGTAGGCCTGGCGTTCTGGTTTATATACCTGCGACCAAAGATTACCTTTTCAGTTAATATAAAGGAGGACTTTCCCAAGGAGGCAAAAGAACGTTAA
- a CDS encoding formate/nitrite transporter family protein — MPVKAKTENITSTSQLSSTPFIDIDAYAPKAMASRVGQVGIAKANLGFLTTFALSILAGVFIALGIQLAMMVTHTATSNYGLNQLVGGVVFTMALILIVITGAELFTGNCLIAMSFFARKITGRDLMRNLAIAFIGNFTGALTVVFWIYISAQWTTNDHLLGAKILIAANEKVNLPFGVAFARGVLCNALVCLGIWLCFSARNNLDKILSLLWPIACLIACGFEHCVVNMWLIPMGIVLKGNRFVIEAAERVQGGNLDIANLTFAKGFLIFNLFPVVLGNLFGGIILVAGVYWFVFLRAPKK, encoded by the coding sequence ATGCCTGTTAAAGCGAAAACGGAAAATATTACGAGCACAAGCCAGTTATCCAGTACGCCGTTTATTGATATTGACGCCTATGCCCCGAAAGCAATGGCAAGCAGGGTTGGACAGGTAGGGATAGCAAAAGCAAACCTTGGCTTCTTGACAACGTTTGCCCTGAGTATTCTTGCCGGTGTTTTTATTGCGTTAGGCATACAGCTGGCTATGATGGTAACACACACCGCAACATCAAATTACGGTTTAAATCAGCTGGTTGGGGGGGTAGTCTTTACCATGGCCCTGATTTTGATCGTGATTACGGGTGCAGAGCTTTTTACAGGTAATTGTCTGATTGCAATGTCCTTTTTTGCTCGAAAGATTACCGGCAGAGATCTTATGAGAAATCTGGCTATCGCATTTATCGGTAATTTTACCGGTGCATTGACCGTAGTTTTCTGGATATATATCTCTGCACAATGGACAACCAATGACCATCTGCTTGGAGCCAAAATTCTCATTGCGGCCAACGAGAAAGTTAATTTGCCGTTTGGCGTTGCCTTTGCTCGAGGGGTACTTTGTAATGCCCTGGTGTGTCTGGGTATCTGGTTGTGTTTTAGTGCAAGAAATAATCTTGATAAGATCTTGTCTCTCCTCTGGCCGATAGCGTGTCTCATAGCCTGCGGATTTGAGCACTGTGTAGTCAATATGTGGCTTATTCCGATGGGTATTGTCTTGAAAGGCAACCGCTTTGTAATAGAGGCTGCCGAAAGAGTGCAGGGTGGTAATTTAGATATTGCAAATCTTACCTTTGCTAAAGGATTTTTAATTTTTAATTTATTTCCTGTTGTCCTTGGAAACTTATTTGGCGGTATTATCTTAGTAGCAGGGGTATATTGGTTTGTTTTTTTACGGGCACCCAAAAAATAA